AGAGACTGAAGGCTTATAACCTGTAAACAGCTTAAACCCACCACCGGATTGCTGCTTTTCTTTTTCTGCAGCAGGCGCAACTTCTAAAGGCATCATGCCTTTTTCTCGAAGTTGTTGGCGGATCTGTTTCGCTGTATCGCCTTCTAAGATACCTTTCTTTTCTTTGCCCTTTCCATCGAGCGCTCGATACTCAAACGCTGCCATGATTAACCTTCCTCACGAGTAACACGTAACACTTCTTCTAAAGAAGTTTGTCCTTTCAGAACTCGTGAGCAACCATCTTGACGAATACTCGGACTGAAAGTACGAATATATTTTTCTACGGCCTGCTCACCTTTACCATTATGGATAAGCTCACGCACCGCTTCATCAACCACCAGTAGCTCGTGAATACCTGTACGGCCTTTATAACCGTTGTAATTACATGATTCACAACCAACTGGGCGATAAATAATTGTATTACTGTCTTTTTCTACACCTAATAGCTCACATTCACGCTCATCGGCTTGATGCGGCTCTTTACAGTCATTACACAAGGTACGGACTAGACGTTGAGACAACACACCTAACAAAGAAGAAGACAGTAAGAATGGTTCTACACCCATATCTTCCATACGCGTAATTGCGCCTGAAGCCGTATTGGTATGCAGGGTCGACATTACTAAGTGACCCGTCAGTGATGCCTGAACCGCAATTTGGCCCGTTTCTAAATCTCGGATTTCACCAACCATTACTACGTCAGGGTCTTGACGCAGAATTGCACGCAAACCTCGTGCAAATGTCATATCGACTTTCGGGTTAACCTGAGTTTGACCAATACCTGGGATTTCATATTCAATTGGGTCTTCAACTGTCAGAATATTGCGGTCTTTTGAGTTTATTTGGCTCATACCAGCATACAGAGTGGTACTCTTACCTGAACCTGTTGGGCCGGTCACCAAAATAATACCGTGCGGTTTTGCTATTAATTCGCTGAATAACTCACGGTTACGCTCTGTCATACCCAAATCTTCAAGGTTTAAACGGGCATTATTTTTATCTAAAAGACGCAGTACAACACGCTCACCAAAACTAGATGGCATAGTCGATACACGCACATCAACAGCACGACCTGCGATACGTAATGAAATACGGCCATCTTGAGGAATACGCTTTTCGGCAATATCGAGCTTTGCCATAACTTTAATACGCGATACCAGTAGTGACGCCAGTTTTCGGTTCGGCTTTAAAACTTCTTTTAAAACACCATCTACCCTAAAACGAATAACTAGA
The Pseudoalteromonas phenolica genome window above contains:
- the gspE gene encoding type II secretion system ATPase GspE: MIDTHNQFESEHTELLADAPIEEMARELSLKLPFSYARRVNMLLAEEEAGLKVFYTGDLNVAHLLEIRRVANAEFKLEQLEAEKFEFMLEEAYQRDSSETQQMMEDIGNEVDLFSLAEELPQTEDLLAADDDAPIIKLINAMLSEAIKDGASDIHIETFEQDLVIRFRVDGVLKEVLKPNRKLASLLVSRIKVMAKLDIAEKRIPQDGRISLRIAGRAVDVRVSTMPSSFGERVVLRLLDKNNARLNLEDLGMTERNRELFSELIAKPHGIILVTGPTGSGKSTTLYAGMSQINSKDRNILTVEDPIEYEIPGIGQTQVNPKVDMTFARGLRAILRQDPDVVMVGEIRDLETGQIAVQASLTGHLVMSTLHTNTASGAITRMEDMGVEPFLLSSSLLGVLSQRLVRTLCNDCKEPHQADERECELLGVEKDSNTIIYRPVGCESCNYNGYKGRTGIHELLVVDEAVRELIHNGKGEQAVEKYIRTFSPSIRQDGCSRVLKGQTSLEEVLRVTREEG